The Piliocolobus tephrosceles isolate RC106 unplaced genomic scaffold, ASM277652v3 unscaffolded_13119, whole genome shotgun sequence genomic sequence CTTCTTTTGGGCTCTGTTGAGTGTGGCCCATTTTGCTGCCTGGGGGCCTTAAGACACCCTGGCGATGTTGCAGAACCTCCTGGGTCCCTATATTATTCCTGACCACAGGGCCACAAGGTGTGGGCCAGGGTGTCACACACAGTCCCTGAGAGGAGACACTCATTCTGTGGTGAACCTGTGGTTCCAGCGTCAAAGCCTGACCTGGTTTGAGACCTGTGTAGCCCCCAGGCCTCCCAGCTGAGGAGTCAGTGCTCAGTGAACTAGGCTGGCTTCCCCTGGCCGCTCCTCACCTGCAGCTCCAAGAATCTCGCCATGAAGCTGAGGTTCCTGCTGATGTCCACCTGCGCAGGTGAGTGCAGCTCCCGTTCCCGCTCCCTCTGCTCCTGGCCTGGCAGAACAGACAAGGGCATAACAGATAGAAGTAGCACAAGGTCAAGAGCTCAGAGCAGAAGCTGTCAGCACAGCAAAAAGCTGGCTTCCTGCCTTTCCAACAAGCCACAAAGACCCCTCATCGAATTGTATCATTCCACTTAGCTTTCCCCGCCACACTCAAGACTACCCCGTCAAATGAAGCGATTTCGACCGAGAAGGCTCCACTTGCACAGGGATAAACTGGCTGCCTTCCAGCGACACCTCGGAAGAAGCGTCTTGAGTTGTTACCACAGCAGCTGGGTGCAGGGAGGGAGATGACCTGCCACCGAGCATGGAGAACGTGCTCAGTTCCCTTCCCACCAAAATGAGAACTGTTTGGGATGTTACGATAATATCGAGCAGCTCAAAGCGCATTCCCAGTGGCGGAAGCCATGCCGTGGACTCACTCGCGCCGTATCGGTGCTCCTCCACGTTCCACACCATGCTCTCGTGGTAGCCCCTGGACAGCTTCTCCCCGACGATCTCCAGCTGCCGATACCCCCAGTCAGGGAGGTGAGCCCCGCTCAGCTGGTGACACCGCGGGAGAGAAAAGGGCGTGATGGGAAGGCCGTGGCTCCCACATCCACTCAGGTTGGAAGGGGAACCCCTGCCCGGGTCACGCTGTCAGCAGGTGCCCCTTGTGAGAGCTTCACCTTAGGATTCCATCCCGAGAAGTTACAAAAGCCACCCTCCCTCAGTGTAAAGGGAAGCCACGATGACTCGAATCAAGCGTTCTGCCTGCAGAGAGGCGGTGGAGCCTGAGGGGCTCGGGGAACAGACTGGAGCCCGCAGCTCAGGACAGGCCAAGCCAAGGACAGTGTCCTTACCTTTAAGACCGCAGAAGTGTTCACATGCACAAAGCGGACCTCTGAGAGGATGGTCTTCCAGACGTCTGTGTCGGATCCTCTGTTCACAATTTCCTGCAAAAAGAGATCTCAAggattatttcattccttttcaaatTTCCTTCAATGTAAAAATGAAGACCTGTCACCAAACAATGATACTGACTTGAGCCTGAGATAAAGGGACAAGCCCCCAAAGTGAGGGGAGCTACAAGGGGCTGGTGCTGCTCTTCCTTCCCAATGCCCATAGCACCCTTGGCTGCTCCGAGGGTCACTGGGGAAGCGTGCCTTCCTCCTCGCCGAGGCTGTACAAGATGCCTCCTCACAGAAAATACAAAGGCTGATGTTCTTCGTGCCTCTCTGCAAAGCCTATTCATGGAGAGGGCTCAGAGCCCTGTCCAAAAAGTGAGCAAGTCTCAGTCCTTATCTGGCAGGACTCTCAGACGGCTCAAATGAAGGCCAGACACTGTCCCTGGGAGACACAGCTTAGAGATTTCCTTGCATCgagtaataaaaaagacaactaaCATCTGAAAGGCTCTTTGCCTTGTCAGAGCCTAACATACCGGAGCCTCCCAGTGACCCCATGATGTGTCACATGGCtgtcattttcccattttattgttACAACCAAAATGATTATTCTCAATGGCAGTTTCAAACATTCCACGTCAGGAAGTGCTCTGTGTCAGGAAGCAGTCTGTGTGAGCAAGTGCTCCGTGTGAGGGAGTGCTCCATGTGAGGGAGTATTCTGTGTTAGAGGAAGTGTTCTACGTGAAGAAGTGTTCTGTGTTAGAGGAAGTGCTCCGTGTGAGGAAGTGCTCCGTGTAAGGAAGTGCTCTGTGTGAGAAAGTGTTCTGTGTTAGAGGAAGCGTTGTGTGTTAGAGGAAGCGCTCCGTGTGAGGAAGCATTCCGTGTGAGGAAGTGTTCTGTGTTAGAGGGAGTGCTCCGTGTGACGAAGTGCTCCGTGTTAGAGGAAGCACTCCGTGTCAGGAAGCGCCCCGTGTGAGGGAGTGCCCCGTATGAGGGAGTCTCCTGTGTGAGGAAGTGCTCCGTGTGAGGAAGTGCCCTGTGTGAGGAAGTGTTCTGCGTTTGAGGAAGCGCTCCGTGTGAGGAAGTGCTCCGTGTAAGGAAGTGCTCTGTGTGAGGAAGTGTTCCGTGTGAGGAAGTGCTCCACGTGAGGAAATGCTGTGTCAGGAAGTGCTCCGGGTGTGGAGGTGCTTCGTGTGCGGGAGTGTTCATTACTGATGGCTGTGGTTGCTCTAGCCACAGCCTTACTCACCAGTCTCCAGAGGTTCTGGGCGGGCATGGAGATATTATAGTCAATGTAGCAGGAGACCTCCTGTGAATGGGGACTCAGAGGGGCTGCAACATCATGCCTAGAAAACCAAGACTGAGATTTCAGAAGGAATCCCTTGAACTCCTCTGGAAGGCACTTACTAAATCTGTCGGGGGGGAAAAGGTTGCTTTTCAGAAACAAAGCCAGCTCAGCCATAAGGGGTGGCCTGGTCCCATGAGTTGCTGCGACTGAGGACGGAGGTCTTGAGGCTCAGCGATGGGAGCGGACACTAAACAGGCAGGAGGCCCTGTGGGAACATTTCCAGGAGAAAAGGACCTTCTGCTGTGGAACGTTCCACCTGTTAGACGAGCGAACCAAGTTTCAGAGGAAGGAACCGCAAGCCTAGGCCCCTGACCCGGTACTGCTGTGATGCCAGCTGGCAGTACCAATGCTACAACTTGCAGGGCTGAGTTGCCTGCTCCTGCGCCCAGCTGGCCTGGGGACGCAGCAGTTATGCCGGGAGAAAAGGCTATCAACCTTAATGTTCATGAAtacccacttcttttttttttttgagacggagtctcactctgtcaccctggctggagtgcaaatggcgcactctcagctcactgcaacctctgcctcctgagttcaagcgattctcctgcctcagcctcctgactagctgggattacaggcatgtgccaccatgcctggctaatttttgtatttttagtagagacggggtttcaccatgttggcccagctggtctccaactcctgacctcaaatgatctgcctgcctgggcctcccaaagtgctgggattacagacatgagccaccgcgcccagccaggagcaCCTGCTTCTTTTAATCAGTAACCATGTTGTACTGCACCATGCACCTGGCACTGTCTAGGAGCAGCCACCCCGCTGTGAACAAGATGCGGCCCTCACAGCCATTTGGGAAACAGCCACCATGCTGGTAGGCAGAGCATGCAGCTGTGAGAGTGCCACTAATAAAACAAATGGCGGGGGACAGCACCCAAGAggcactttttgatgtggtgacATCCCAGCAGACCCCTACATAGAGTGGGCCATGGGGGAGCCAAGTCCAAGAACATTCCCGCAGAGGGAGCAAGTGTGAAGGCCCTAAGGGGCCTGCAGGTGGTCGTTTCAGGGCTGGGAGAGAGCCAGGGTGGCGGGGGCGAACCGTGTCAGGGTCACCAGGGGCCTCGTTGGGAGAACTGAGCATGACAGGAGTCACTGAGCACAGAGCGGGCTGCTGCAAGGTGGAGAGGTCAGGCCCCAGGAGGTGGGAGTGGAGGGAGAAGTAAGGACCCCTACCTAGGGCTGGttctaaagtttgagaaacaggaTCTCCCAATGGAATCAACATGCgatgggagaggaggggaaggagccAGGTGATGCCTCAGCTACTGGGCCCTTTCCAGGGAGAACCAGAAGAGCCAGGGCCAGTGACTGTCCCTGTGGAGGTGGGAGTTGTGGAGAGCTTGAGGTGAGTCCTGGGCACCCGGGTGGAAGTCCAGGAGAGGCAGCCCCAGGACTGGGCCTGTGCGGAGGCGGCAAGGCCAGAGGCTCTCGGAGACTGAGAGCAACAGAGGAAGAGGAGGCGGTGGAGAGAGCAGtcggggagggagaaggagggtaTGGTCAACTGTGCCCAGCACCACGGGAAGGCAAGTCGGACAAGGACGAAGGACTAGGAGGGAAGAAGCCTTCACGGCTCCACTCATGCCCCAACTTCCAGGCTTCTTGGACTCACTCATACTTTAAGCTTTACCACTTTATGGAGGTGCGCCCAAACTCCACTCTGTGTAGAAAGCGGGTCAACATTGCCAGCCCGTCCTTGTACACTCATCCACTGGGCCCCGAGTTCTCCCAGGATGGGCTGTGCTAAGTGCTTCTGTCCAGTCCTCACAGAGCCTCTGCTCCCTCTTAACTCCCTCCATTCTGCGGCCAGGCCTGGGTCCCCTCCCAGCAACAAATGTAGATCTAAGAGCTGCTACACGTCCAGATAAGGGGGTGACATGGGGCAGTGGCCCAAGCCAGGGCTCACGTTTTGGTCTGAACAGAGAATCACAGAGGAAACCCACGGGTGCAACAGAGCAGATGGCGGGCACACTCACGTGTTCAGGGAGCGGGTAGTCATGCCGTGGACCAGCTGCACCATGTCCCCATGCCGCACGGGTCTCGGAGGGCTGCTCACCACCAGCTGGTGCCTGGAAGACACAGTGCTGTTGAGACCACGCAGAGCCTCGTCCCCCGGAACCAACAGCTGCACCGGAGGGACACGAGCTCTGAATTCTCATGGCTGAGACTGCCTCCCAACCCATGTGTGCCTCACATGAAGTGAAcacaggaaaccaaagcacagaCATTAATTGAGCTCTTTTCTGAAATCAAAGGTCACTTTCCAAATGTGATTCCACTCGCAGTCATCACACCTGCATTGCTCTTAATTTGTCTACAAACAGTACAATGACAAATGTACCATGACTGCCAGGGAATCCTGCTGAGGGGCATTCCACCAACCAAAGTGTATGAGGGGCCCGAGCGCTgaggctcacgcctggaatcccagcactttgggaggctgagctgggtggaccacttgaggtcaggagttcagccaacatggtgaaaccccatctctactaaaaatacgaaaattaccAGGGCATGGTGACACGAGCCTATAATcttatctactcaggaggctgaggcaggagaatcgcttgaacctgggaggtggaagttgcagtgagctgagatggtaccactgcactccagcctgggtgagagagtgggactctgtccccccaccaaaaaaagaagaaaaaaaaactccactCGGGCTGCAGGTGCTGGAGTTGGGCAGGCAGCAATGGGAGGACACCATCGGGAGACGGTGACCGAGACGGCTAGAGACCTGGTTTGGGGCAGAATTCACAGGATTAGGTGTGGGGGTGACAGCGAGGGGCGCCTCTAGCTGGGGTATGTGCAGGATCATGCTACTTTTGCAGGAGGGGGGGTTCTTGTTTTtatgaggaagggagagggacaAAGGTAGGGGCACTGGGACTCGCCTGGAAACTCCTCAGAGCAGCTACTGAGCAGGCTGCCCGCTGAGGATCTCACGACCTCCTCCCCGACCTCAGACTTAGCACTGAGCTGGCGTTCAAGGCAGTGACGGTGACTAGAGTCagtgagggagggaaagaagggggCCCAGGACTGTGTCCCAGGGTCTCGCCTGGACAGGCCAGGAGGTGAGCTCTGCTCCGGAGTCACAGGACATGCACTCACCTCCCGGGATCCTTTACAATCCACCAGTTATTGACGTCTTTGAAGGGGTAACAGGTCACCTGCTGCTGGTGGGAGCTGCCTCGGCCGTTCTCATATCTGTGTGAAGTCAACAAAGAGATgtatctgggccaggtgcggtggctcacgcctgtaatcagagcactttgggaggctgaggtaggataactgcttgagcccaggagtttgagaccagcctgggcaacagagtgagatcccgtgtctatttgtgaaaaaaagaaaagggaaagaaacgtATCTGGAAGTGGGTCATCAATAGGGCCCACATGCATTTCTCCTAAAGTTTCTGCAAAGGGAAGCAGATTTCAACAAATACGACCTAGCGAGGGGTTTCAGGGAAAATGAAGATACCACAGATAAGGAGCCGATTCAGACAATTTAGGCAGGCAGTGCTGAGGTCAGCCACAGCCACAGAGCTGCGGCCGACCCTGGGCCCCGCCACACGCCAAGTCCCTCCAGCAACACCCGGGAACCACGAAGCTCACTGGCAATCAACACCCGGGCTGCTCAACTTCCTTCTGTCCTGCAAACAAACTTCCTCAAAGAAAGGGAAAGTTGCTAAGATAAGCATATCTATGAGCAAATAAAGCATTTAATCATTTTCAAAGTAAAACCATCACTTTCCTTACATCATGGGGTAGGTGTCCTGGTGGGAATGCAGCCAGCAGGGCACAGGTTTCCCAAAGACGTTCCTCAGAGTGACCTGGGACCCGAAGGCCACCTCCAGTGGCTGACCCTGGGTGATCCGAGCTAGTCCTCCCTGAGACAGAAGCAGAAGGTTGATgagtgagagacagaaagaaaaatgcccCTAAGCCAGCCTTTCCGATGGCCACTCCTCCCTCTGGAGTGATGATGTTCAGGCTAGTGGCCATTCTTGTAATACTGGTCATGATCTACCATTTAATCATGTCACGTTACATTATAGAACCATAATGAGCGCTAAGTTTGATCAAATGCCGCCTCTGGGCCACTCAGTTCAGCCTTCCACACGCACCCTATTCAGTCCTTACCAGCATCCTATGAGGTAAGAGCAATGATGATGTCTGCCTaagagatgagaaaaccaagactgGGGTGAGCCAAACAACTTGCTGAAACATATAGCACTGTAGCACTGGCCATCGGCAGGATTGGTTGACTTCGGGAACCACGGTCCTGACCACCTCTACTGATACCTTCTACCACTGCTGTGAGGTTCATAGGAATGAAGATCACAGTTGAGTGTGGTCCTTAAGGCGGGTGAAAGTGCCCAGGGTTTGTAGGACTTGACTTTAAAATGCTCCCAGctgctgagcacagtggctcgctcctgtaatcccagcactttgagaggctgcggcgggtggatcacttgaggtcaggagttccagaccagcctggccaacatggtaaaaccctgtctctactaataaaacaaaaaaattaaccgtttgcaggtgcttgtaatcccagctacttgggaggctgaggtaggagaatcgcttgaactcaggaggcggagtttgggtgacagagtaagacaccatcCCCTGCtgccaaaagaagaaatatggaggccgggcacggtggctcaagcctgtaatcccagcactttgggaggccgagacgggcggatcacgaggtcaggagatcaagaccatcctggctaacccggtgaaaccccgtctctactaaaaaataaaaaaaaattagccgggcgaggtggcgggcgcctgtagtcccagctactcgggaggctgaggcaggagaatggcgtgaacctgggaggcggagcttgcagtgagctgagatccagccactgcactccagcctgggtgacagagcgagactccgtctcaaaacaaacaaaaaaaaaaaaataggaagaaataggGATGTGGATACCTCATTTCTTAATTCAAGGGCTAATGTTCCTTTGATGTGTTTCTAAGAAGACTCTGGGTCCACTATCATCTTCCTCCTCCAGCAGCCACGATGCCCACTGCTTACTTACCTCTAAGCTGGCCTGGAAGGCACTGGACATGATTTGGTCATGGGGCCCAGAGCGGAAGAGCAGAATCAAGTGGACGTAGAAGAACAGTAAGTACAGGACGACCGGGATGACCAGCAAAGCCACTGCTCGGGCAAGCAAGTGACAGAACACACAGACCTGCCAGAGATTCAAAGAAAAGTCATGCCCTACGACGTGGAAAAGTGCACCCACCTCTAAACATTATGAGCTTAGAAAAAGTTAGTGAAAGAAACTCTGGCCTCCCATACAGAGGCACCTGCAGAGGCTGACAGGCGAGGCTGCCCAGGCCTGCCTGCTTCTGAAACATTGAGGATTTGAGTGTTTTCACCAAGCACCCCCTGTGACATCCCCATCTGCCCCACACAGGCCTGCCTCATGCAGCACTGGACATCAGCACCTACATTGGACAAAGTCTGGTCTCCAATCAGGTGCCAGGCATGGACAGCTGCAACCGCCAGCATGAGCACGTATGTGAACACACCCATGTACTTGATGCTGCAAAGACATCACAGGAATAGAGTTAACATGAGACAGGAAAacacgaggaggaggaggacactGCCCAAGACCAGAGGCTTGAACTCACCCCACTGCGCAGGAACAAGCAACCCCAGTCAGTGTTAGCCAGAACCACCAGCTCAGAGAAAAAGGGCTGGAATACAAACAGAGCAGATGGAGACAGGAATAGTTCAGACACATTTCCAAAAGGCTAGAGAAGCTCCACATTCCTCAGAGAAATCTGTCTGGGTCAGCTGGCCATACTGAGCCCTGAGTGCAATAAGAAAGAATTCCCATCTCCCAAAGTATCCGGCCcagcataatttttctttttgccgAGAAAATTTTGCCCTGTTAGTTTAAATTACGGAAAAATGAAGATGTATTTATGAAGTCACAAGCCAAGGGCCAACCCCCAAAATACTAGAGGACCAAAACATATCTAGCACTAGGCGCagaagctcacgcctgtaatcacagcactttgggaggccaagacagtggatcacctgcggtcaggagttcgagaccagcctggccaatgtggtgaaactccgtctctattaaaaatactaaaattagccagacacagtgctgtgtgcctgtaatctcagctacttgggagactgaggctggagaattgcttgaacctgggaagcggaggttgcagtgagctgagattgcggcattacattccagcctgggtgacagggacaacgcctcaaaaaaaaaaaaaagaagatatttagcAAGCAACTCCTCAAAATGAAAAGGTAccgtctcacaaaacaaaacaaaacaaaacaaaacaaaaaa encodes the following:
- the LOC111545824 gene encoding protein O-mannosyl-transferase 1: MKRIFFLDDSGPPFGHMVLALGGYLGGFDGNFLWNRIGAEYSSNVPVWSLRLLPALAGALSVPMAYQIVLELHFSHCAAMGAALLMLIENALITQSRLMLLESVLIFFNLLAVLSYLKFFNCQKHSPFSLSWWFWLTLTGVACSCAVGIKYMGVFTYVLMLAVAAVHAWHLIGDQTLSNVCVFCHLLARAVALLVIPVVLYLLFFYVHLILLFRSGPHDQIMSSAFQASLEGGLARITQGQPLEVAFGSQVTLRNVFGKPVPCWLHSHQDTYPMIYENGRGSSHQQQVTCYPFKDVNNWWIVKDPGRHQLVVSSPPRPVRHGDMVQLVHGMTTRSLNTHDVAAPLSPHSQEVSCYIDYNISMPAQNLWRLEIVNRGSDTDVWKTILSEVRFVHVNTSAVLKLSGAHLPDWGYRQLEIVGEKLSRGYHESMVWNVEEHRYGASQEQRERERELHSPAQVDISRNLSFMARFLELQWRMLALRSDDSEHKYSSSPLEWVTLDTNIAYWLHPRTSAQIHLLGNIVIWISGSLALAIYTLLSSWYLLRRRRNIHDLPQG